From Flavobacterium alkalisoli, the proteins below share one genomic window:
- the porN gene encoding type IX secretion system ring subunit PorN/GldN has translation MNSKKILLAALFMLGTGSAFAQSNVLNAKTPDEIGKKTEAEMVADNDNPLPYGYVGDRDILFSKRVWEVIDLDERINFPLYFPIEDNLGDNRKSLFHVLTTAIKNGELTEVYGDSYFRDKITPENLEQLFSYKELNSFGIETMNQYMGQTEDELKAKGILTAEHFDTSEVTAADVTKYMIEGYWYFDKRQGELKYRLIGICPMAVDALTKMRMGETADPIQLFWVYFPAARDILHKEDAFNPRNSAMPITFDHLLNSRRFSATIVKVENEYGDRLIEDYLKDNSQMQLLEAERLKEVIRNFEQDMWNY, from the coding sequence ATGAATAGTAAAAAAATTTTATTAGCGGCTCTTTTTATGTTAGGTACTGGTTCTGCTTTTGCTCAATCTAACGTACTTAATGCAAAAACTCCGGATGAGATAGGTAAGAAAACCGAAGCGGAAATGGTTGCAGATAATGATAATCCACTTCCTTACGGTTACGTAGGTGATAGGGATATCTTATTCAGCAAAAGGGTTTGGGAAGTGATTGATCTTGATGAGAGAATCAATTTCCCGTTATATTTCCCTATTGAAGATAACCTGGGCGACAATAGAAAATCACTATTCCATGTTTTAACTACGGCTATTAAAAACGGAGAGTTAACAGAGGTATATGGTGATTCATATTTCAGAGATAAAATTACTCCTGAAAATCTTGAACAGCTTTTTAGTTATAAAGAACTTAATAGTTTCGGTATTGAAACAATGAACCAGTACATGGGGCAAACAGAAGATGAACTTAAAGCGAAAGGTATTTTAACTGCCGAGCATTTTGATACGTCTGAAGTTACTGCTGCCGATGTAACTAAATATATGATTGAAGGTTACTGGTACTTTGACAAGAGGCAAGGTGAGTTGAAATACAGATTAATAGGTATTTGTCCTATGGCGGTTGACGCTCTTACTAAAATGAGGATGGGTGAAACTGCAGATCCAATTCAATTATTTTGGGTATACTTCCCTGCAGCAAGAGATATCCTGCACAAAGAAGATGCATTCAACCCAAGAAACTCTGCAATGCCTATCACTTTTGATCACTTGTTAAACTCACGTCGTTTCTCTGCTACAATTGTAAAAGTTGAAAACGAATATGGTGACAGACTTATTGAAGACTATTTAAAAGATAATTCACAAATGCAGCTTCTTGAAGCTGAAAGACTCAAAGAGGTTATTCGTAACTTCGAACAGGATATGTGGAATTACTAA
- a CDS encoding NAD(P)/FAD-dependent oxidoreductase: MKDYIIVGAGIAGVSFAETAFLNRKSFTVISDKSQNSSYVAAGLYNPVILKRFSMPLDAKEHLEYIKPFYKNIEERLNVKFDISLPIYRKFVSAEEQNNWFEAADKPALSPFLSTSVVHTKYFGIDSPFGYGKVLHTGYVDTDVFLDSYHKYLDSDNHLIKDTFNHTDLQINTDFVEYKGLKARHIIFSEGFGLHANPYFMNLPLDGTKGELLVIKAPDLKLDVAINASIFILPIGNDTYRVGATYEWYDKTAEPTEAGKKELIEKLDELISCDYEILDHLAGIRPTVKDRKPLIGTHEVYKRVHLLNGLGTRGVILGPPMAKALFDSIENDIPIDKSVSIHRFKR; encoded by the coding sequence ATGAAAGATTATATAATAGTTGGTGCCGGTATTGCCGGAGTGAGTTTTGCCGAAACAGCCTTTTTAAACCGTAAATCGTTTACGGTTATAAGTGATAAGTCGCAAAATTCGAGTTATGTTGCGGCAGGGTTATATAATCCGGTTATACTTAAAAGATTTAGTATGCCTCTTGATGCTAAAGAACATCTTGAATACATAAAACCGTTTTATAAAAATATTGAAGAAAGACTCAATGTAAAGTTTGATATAAGTCTGCCTATATATCGCAAGTTTGTATCAGCGGAGGAACAGAATAACTGGTTTGAAGCAGCGGATAAGCCTGCTTTGTCACCTTTTCTTTCTACTTCAGTTGTTCATACTAAATATTTCGGTATAGATTCTCCGTTTGGTTATGGTAAAGTGTTGCATACAGGGTATGTGGATACAGACGTGTTTTTAGATTCATACCATAAGTACCTGGATTCTGATAACCATTTGATAAAGGATACATTTAATCATACCGATTTACAGATAAATACTGACTTTGTAGAGTATAAAGGATTAAAGGCAAGGCATATTATTTTTTCGGAGGGTTTTGGACTTCATGCCAATCCTTATTTTATGAATTTACCTCTTGATGGTACCAAAGGTGAACTGCTTGTTATTAAAGCTCCCGATTTAAAGTTAGATGTAGCTATTAATGCCAGTATTTTTATTTTACCGATAGGTAACGACACATATAGGGTTGGTGCCACTTATGAATGGTATGATAAAACAGCCGAGCCTACGGAAGCAGGAAAGAAAGAATTGATAGAAAAGCTTGATGAACTTATTTCGTGTGATTATGAAATACTGGATCACTTGGCAGGAATAAGGCCAACTGTAAAGGACAGAAAGCCTTTAATAGGTACGCATGAGGTTTATAAGAGAGTACATCTCTTAAATGGATTGGGTACACGTGGTGTTATTTTGGGTCCGCCTATGGCAAAAGCTTTATTTGATTCAATAGAAAATGATATTCCTATTGATAAAAGTGTGAGTATTCACAGGTTTAAGCGCTAG
- a CDS encoding DUF983 domain-containing protein — protein sequence MLKKGSKLYSILTGTCPRCQEESMYKDKNPFNLLNIYKMNEKCSHCGLHYKIEPSFFYGAMYVSYALGVAFSVAAFIISYVFIGSELKTAFFAIIATLVVFMPIIMRLSRNIWINFFISYKKDWRNDTSA from the coding sequence ATGTTAAAAAAAGGATCGAAACTATATAGCATTTTAACAGGAACCTGTCCTCGTTGTCAGGAAGAAAGTATGTATAAGGACAAAAATCCTTTCAATTTGCTTAATATTTATAAGATGAACGAGAAATGCAGCCACTGCGGATTACATTATAAAATAGAGCCTTCGTTTTTTTACGGAGCTATGTATGTTAGCTATGCCCTTGGCGTTGCCTTTAGTGTTGCCGCTTTTATTATCAGCTATGTATTTATAGGCTCAGAACTTAAAACAGCATTTTTTGCTATAATCGCAACATTGGTTGTATTTATGCCTATAATCATGCGTCTTTCACGAAACATCTGGATTAACTTTTTCATAAGCTATAAAAAAGACTGGCGAAACGACACTAGCGCTTAA
- a CDS encoding App1 family protein produces the protein MKPILRLYRGYANEGELIVFGHVFKPSSANNYEFEKKRFKNARSIIKMFRVKTIPNTDVYLEHNGRKIHTKALDDGYFKFCIPLQEETGYGWTDYYVSTHYNGEEIKEKGTFIRPYEGNLGFISDIDDTFLISHTRNMFKKLYILLWKNINDRKIFEGVVPHYQALSTAGRNNKGEKNAFFYVSSSEWNLYKFIVKFTEIHELPRGVLLLKDIKTSLMDFFVTGRGNHGHKFDKIKHILEFYPHLHYTLLGDDSQHDPYLYENVCKIFPVTVKAVYIRQTSSHKKEKTIKVLKNIESLGIATCYFKDSNEAIKHSKSIGLIQ, from the coding sequence ATGAAACCAATATTAAGATTGTATCGAGGCTATGCCAATGAAGGAGAGCTTATCGTGTTTGGCCACGTATTTAAACCCAGCAGTGCCAACAATTATGAATTTGAAAAAAAACGTTTTAAGAATGCAAGATCCATCATTAAGATGTTTCGGGTAAAAACCATACCTAATACTGATGTATATCTTGAACATAACGGACGTAAAATACATACTAAAGCCCTTGATGACGGTTATTTTAAATTTTGCATCCCACTACAGGAAGAAACCGGATACGGATGGACCGATTATTATGTAAGCACCCACTATAACGGTGAAGAGATAAAAGAAAAAGGCACCTTTATAAGGCCTTACGAAGGTAATTTAGGCTTTATATCAGATATTGATGATACTTTCCTTATCTCCCACACCCGAAACATGTTTAAAAAGCTCTACATTCTTTTATGGAAAAACATTAATGATCGAAAGATATTTGAAGGTGTTGTTCCGCATTATCAGGCATTAAGTACTGCTGGCCGTAATAATAAAGGAGAAAAAAATGCTTTCTTTTATGTGTCGAGCAGCGAATGGAACCTGTATAAGTTTATTGTAAAATTTACCGAAATACATGAGTTGCCAAGAGGAGTATTACTTTTAAAGGACATTAAAACCAGCCTGATGGACTTTTTTGTTACCGGACGCGGCAACCACGGGCATAAATTTGACAAGATTAAACACATACTTGAGTTTTATCCTCATTTGCATTACACCCTTTTAGGAGATGATTCACAGCATGATCCTTATCTATACGAGAATGTATGCAAGATTTTCCCGGTAACGGTTAAAGCTGTTTATATAAGGCAAACATCGTCTCACAAGAAAGAAAAAACTATCAAAGTTCTAAAAAACATTGAGTCACTTGGGATAGCCACTTGCTACTTTAAAGACAGTAATGAAGCCATAAAACACTCTAAAAGCATTGGTCTTATTCAGTAA
- a CDS encoding ABC-F family ATP-binding cassette domain-containing protein has translation MLNIHNLSVSFGGTYLFEEVTFRLGAGDRVGLVGKNGAGKSTMLKILSGDIPPDSGVIATEKEVKLGFLRQDIDFVQGRTVLDEAYQAFEEIKRVEFKIDEINHQLATRTDYESEEYSKLIEDLSDHTHHYEILGGYNYVGETEKILLGLGFKREDFDKLTDTFSGGWRMRIELAKLLLQSNDVLLLDEPTNHLDIESIIWLEQFLRNYPGVVVIVSHDKMFLDNVTNRTIEISLGKIYDFNKPYTQYLTLREEIREKQLATQKNQEKMIENTEKLIEKFRAKASKASMAQSLIKKLDKIDRIEVDEDDNSVMNISFPVSVTPGRVVVEAEDVTKKYGEKTILKDINLLIERGSKIAFVGQNGQGKSTLIKAIVNEFEYSGTIKLGHNVQLGYFAQNQAEYLDGEITLLETMENAATDTNRSKVRDMLGAFLFRGDDVEKKVKVLSGGERNRLALCKMLLQPINVLVMDEPTNHLDIKSKNVLKAALQKFEGTLLLVSHDRDFLQGMANTVYEFKDQKIKEYLGDINFYLEQRNMENMREVEKKDVVKKTVAPKESKQVSYEDQKKNKALQNKLSKIESQIQQLEINIQKDDKRLETDYEKLMADASFFEAYEKKKKELDTLMADWELVQEEIENS, from the coding sequence ATGCTTAACATACATAATTTGTCGGTTTCTTTTGGAGGTACTTATTTATTTGAAGAAGTAACCTTCAGGTTGGGTGCCGGAGACAGAGTGGGACTTGTGGGTAAGAACGGTGCCGGTAAATCGACTATGCTTAAAATACTTTCGGGGGATATACCTCCTGATTCAGGCGTTATAGCAACAGAAAAAGAGGTAAAGTTAGGCTTTCTTAGACAGGATATTGATTTTGTGCAGGGAAGGACTGTACTTGATGAAGCTTATCAGGCTTTTGAAGAAATTAAGAGGGTAGAGTTTAAAATTGATGAAATTAACCATCAGTTGGCTACCAGAACAGATTATGAGAGTGAAGAGTATTCTAAACTTATAGAAGACCTTAGTGATCATACTCATCATTATGAAATACTTGGTGGCTATAATTATGTAGGGGAAACAGAGAAAATTCTTTTAGGGCTTGGTTTTAAAAGGGAAGACTTTGATAAGCTAACAGATACCTTTTCAGGAGGATGGAGAATGAGGATAGAGCTTGCAAAGCTATTACTGCAGTCTAATGATGTATTGCTTCTGGATGAGCCTACCAACCACCTTGATATTGAGAGTATCATTTGGCTGGAACAGTTTTTAAGGAATTATCCGGGAGTAGTAGTGATAGTATCACACGATAAAATGTTCCTGGATAATGTAACGAACAGGACGATTGAAATTTCTCTTGGTAAGATTTACGATTTTAACAAGCCTTATACACAATACCTGACTCTTAGGGAAGAGATTAGGGAAAAGCAACTGGCTACCCAAAAGAATCAGGAAAAAATGATCGAGAATACCGAAAAGCTTATTGAAAAGTTCAGGGCGAAGGCATCTAAGGCATCAATGGCGCAATCTTTAATAAAGAAACTGGATAAGATTGACAGAATTGAGGTGGATGAAGATGATAATTCGGTTATGAACATTTCATTCCCGGTGTCAGTCACTCCGGGACGTGTGGTAGTGGAAGCAGAAGATGTTACCAAGAAATATGGTGAAAAGACCATTTTGAAAGATATAAACCTGCTAATTGAAAGAGGAAGCAAGATTGCTTTTGTGGGGCAGAACGGTCAGGGTAAATCTACGCTTATAAAGGCAATAGTAAACGAGTTTGAATATAGTGGTACCATTAAATTAGGACACAATGTACAGCTGGGTTATTTTGCGCAAAATCAGGCAGAGTACCTTGATGGTGAAATTACCCTGCTGGAAACTATGGAAAATGCAGCTACAGATACTAACCGATCTAAAGTTAGGGATATGCTGGGTGCGTTTTTATTCAGGGGAGATGATGTAGAGAAGAAAGTAAAAGTACTTTCGGGAGGAGAGAGAAACAGGCTTGCGCTTTGTAAAATGCTTTTACAGCCCATTAACGTGCTTGTAATGGACGAACCTACCAATCACCTTGATATTAAATCTAAGAACGTTTTAAAGGCAGCTCTGCAAAAATTTGAGGGTACTTTACTGTTGGTATCTCACGACAGGGACTTCCTTCAGGGAATGGCAAATACTGTTTATGAGTTTAAAGACCAAAAGATAAAAGAGTACTTGGGTGACATTAACTTCTATCTTGAACAGCGTAATATGGAAAATATGCGTGAGGTGGAGAAAAAAGATGTTGTAAAGAAAACAGTGGCTCCAAAAGAGAGTAAGCAGGTTTCTTATGAAGATCAGAAGAAGAATAAGGCACTGCAAAACAAACTAAGTAAAATAGAGAGCCAGATACAGCAGTTGGAAATTAATATCCAAAAAGACGATAAGCGACTGGAAACGGATTATGAAAAGCTGATGGCTGATGCTTCGTTCTTTGAGGCTTATGAGAAAAAGAAAAAAGAACTGGATACTTTAATGGCAGACTGGGAACTGGTTCAGGAAGAAATAGAGAATTCATAA